The following are encoded in a window of Brevibacillus ruminantium genomic DNA:
- a CDS encoding CPBP family intramembrane glutamic endopeptidase, with the protein MKQEHPMIDETTLRYHLWLTQFVVIMIAVAGSLLVHGWENSVALFRLSSAGAYLWALGIALVVVLSSIAMDRFLPPRWQDDGSVNERIFTGLTPGKTILLCALIGVGEEWLFRGVIQSLIGNLWTSLLFTLVHVRYLTKPLLVGSVFLTSWLLGNLFQADGQLLPPILAHIVIDLLLAFYIQFGFSRERRSRE; encoded by the coding sequence TTGAAGCAGGAGCACCCAATGATTGACGAGACCACCTTGCGTTACCATTTGTGGCTGACACAATTCGTGGTGATAATGATAGCGGTGGCGGGGAGTTTGCTCGTTCACGGTTGGGAAAATTCTGTAGCCCTCTTTCGGCTCTCTTCTGCCGGCGCATATCTGTGGGCGCTCGGCATCGCTCTTGTGGTTGTCCTGTCGAGTATTGCGATGGATCGCTTTCTGCCGCCTCGCTGGCAGGACGACGGAAGTGTGAATGAACGGATTTTTACCGGGCTCACCCCAGGAAAAACGATTTTGCTTTGCGCGCTGATCGGGGTAGGAGAAGAGTGGTTGTTTCGCGGGGTGATCCAATCACTGATAGGCAACCTGTGGACAAGTCTTCTGTTTACCCTCGTGCACGTCCGCTATCTAACCAAACCCTTGCTCGTCGGCAGTGTGTTTCTGACGAGCTGGCTGCTGGGAAATTTGTTTCAGGCAGATGGCCAATTGCTTCCGCCGATACTGGCGCATATCGTGATTGACCTTTTGCTTGCTTTCTATATTCAATTTGGATTTTCCCGCGAGAGGAGGAGTCGGGAATGA
- a CDS encoding ferredoxin: protein MTTWVDKETCIACGACGATAPDVFDYDDEGLAFNKIDDNTNSAEIPDILFDDVRDAAEGCPTDSIKVEE, encoded by the coding sequence ATGACCACATGGGTAGACAAAGAAACTTGTATCGCTTGCGGTGCTTGTGGCGCAACGGCTCCTGACGTTTTCGACTACGATGACGAGGGCCTTGCTTTCAACAAGATCGACGATAACACCAACAGCGCTGAGATTCCTGACATCCTTTTCGACGACGTTCGCGACGCGGCTGAAGGATGCCCAACTGATTCCATTAAAGTGGAAGAGTAA
- a CDS encoding PIG-L deacetylase family protein, translating to MNKKRILFIFAHPDDETFTSGVTIRKYANQPDVSIHLLCATRGEAGKPGEPPICTKEELPAVRENELRVAASILGITTVDFLEYQDKHLSDVPIEELAEKIRQSIQQYQPQIVITFAPHGISGHPDHQAISAATAYAVKHDSEPLSVQKLYYVTHAAKQGFGNIAPPFTDPLESITTIISAPEYVSEVAQALAAHRTQHLSVSRVFPGVLEGDTAYVRSVNHFILAYSAAGLPSSTEKEADLFSGISY from the coding sequence ATGAACAAGAAAAGAATTTTGTTCATTTTTGCCCATCCCGATGACGAGACGTTTACATCGGGTGTCACCATACGCAAGTACGCCAACCAACCAGATGTATCCATTCATCTTTTATGTGCGACCAGAGGCGAAGCAGGCAAACCGGGAGAGCCGCCTATTTGCACAAAAGAAGAACTGCCCGCCGTTCGAGAAAACGAACTTCGCGTGGCCGCTTCGATCCTTGGCATTACCACGGTTGACTTCCTGGAATACCAAGATAAACACCTCTCAGATGTACCTATAGAGGAACTGGCAGAAAAAATCCGGCAGTCCATCCAGCAATACCAGCCGCAAATCGTGATCACCTTTGCCCCTCATGGGATCTCTGGTCACCCCGATCATCAGGCGATTTCTGCAGCGACCGCGTACGCCGTCAAGCATGACAGTGAGCCTTTATCTGTTCAAAAGCTGTATTATGTCACACATGCAGCTAAGCAGGGCTTCGGCAACATAGCCCCTCCCTTTACAGACCCGCTTGAGAGCATTACGACGATCATCTCGGCTCCCGAGTACGTGTCAGAGGTTGCGCAGGCACTGGCGGCACATCGAACCCAGCATCTCTCGGTCAGTCGGGTATTCCCGGGTGTATTGGAGGGGGATACTGCGTATGTTCGCTCGGTCAATCATTTTATACTCGCGTACAGCGCAGCAGGACTCCCAAGCTCGACGGAAAAAGAAGCAGACCTGTTTTCAGGAATCTCGTATTGA
- a CDS encoding Glu/Leu/Phe/Val family dehydrogenase, with protein MNLLHSTQTVIKEALDKLGYQEAMYELLKEPLRVLTVRIPVRMDNGEVKVFTGYRAQHNDAVGPAKGGIRFHPEVTEDEVKALSIWMSLKAGIVDLPYGGGKGGIICDPREMSFRELERLSRGYVRAISQIVGPTKDIPAPDVFTNSQIMAWMMDEYSRIREFDAPGFITGKPIALGGSHGRETATAKGVTICIHEAAKRRGIDLKGARVVVQGFGNAGSYLSKFMHDAGAKVVGISDAYGALYDPNGLDIDYLLDRRDSFGTVTKLFTNTISNKELLELDCDILVPAAIENQITAENAPNIKAQIVVEAANGPTTLEATKILTERGILLVPDVLASAGGVTVSYFEWVQNNQGYYWTEEEVIEKLEKVLVKAFENVYSLAQTRRIDMRLAAYMVGVRKTAEASRFRGWV; from the coding sequence ATGAATCTGTTGCATTCAACCCAGACGGTGATCAAAGAAGCACTTGACAAATTAGGTTACCAGGAAGCAATGTACGAACTCTTGAAGGAGCCGTTGCGCGTTCTGACCGTGCGTATTCCAGTTCGCATGGACAACGGAGAAGTAAAGGTATTTACTGGGTATCGCGCTCAGCATAACGATGCAGTAGGTCCTGCCAAGGGGGGCATTCGTTTCCACCCGGAAGTTACAGAGGATGAAGTTAAAGCGCTATCAATCTGGATGAGCTTGAAAGCCGGAATCGTTGACCTTCCTTACGGCGGCGGTAAAGGCGGCATTATTTGTGACCCGCGTGAAATGTCTTTCCGCGAATTGGAGCGCCTGAGCCGTGGTTATGTTCGGGCGATTAGCCAAATCGTAGGACCGACAAAAGATATTCCCGCTCCAGACGTTTTCACCAACTCTCAAATCATGGCATGGATGATGGACGAATACAGCCGTATCCGTGAGTTTGATGCTCCAGGCTTTATTACAGGAAAACCAATTGCACTCGGTGGCTCTCATGGACGTGAGACTGCAACGGCAAAAGGTGTAACCATCTGCATTCATGAAGCTGCAAAACGCCGCGGTATTGACCTGAAGGGAGCGCGCGTCGTTGTGCAAGGCTTCGGTAACGCCGGAAGCTATCTCTCCAAATTCATGCATGATGCCGGTGCAAAAGTAGTCGGTATTTCCGACGCTTACGGTGCCCTGTACGATCCAAACGGTCTGGATATTGACTATCTCCTGGATCGCCGCGATTCGTTCGGAACTGTCACCAAACTGTTTACCAACACCATTTCCAACAAAGAATTGCTGGAATTGGACTGCGATATCTTGGTTCCTGCAGCGATCGAGAACCAGATTACTGCTGAGAATGCTCCTAACATCAAAGCGCAAATCGTCGTTGAAGCAGCAAATGGACCAACGACTCTCGAAGCTACGAAAATCCTCACCGAACGTGGTATCTTGCTCGTGCCGGACGTACTGGCAAGCGCAGGCGGTGTGACAGTATCCTACTTTGAGTGGGTACAAAACAACCAAGGCTACTACTGGACGGAAGAGGAAGTTATTGAAAAGCTGGAAAAAGTGCTGGTAAAAGCATTTGAAAATGTGTATTCCCTCGCACAAACACGCCGTATCGACATGCGTCTCGCCGCCTATATGGTAGGGGTGCGCAAAACTGCAGAAGCGTCCCGTTTCCGCGGCTGGGTATAA
- a CDS encoding genetic competence negative regulator, with protein MRVERLGQDKIRIFLTFDDLSERGIEKEDMWRDIPKVHELFNDMMEQAYHELGFEVSGPVAVEVFALPAQGMVVIVTRGKTGSKSDKEEEEYDDEDMYELEVTLEESDLVIYSFRDFEHLVEAAHRINAFLINGGAAYFYQGKYYLVLEELDLDQERYQKLIAILSEYGEATPTTVYVLEEYGKVVFSDDAVKEICRHFR; from the coding sequence ATGCGTGTTGAACGCCTTGGTCAAGATAAAATACGAATCTTTCTGACGTTTGATGATCTGTCAGAGAGAGGAATCGAAAAAGAGGACATGTGGCGTGACATTCCCAAAGTTCATGAACTGTTCAACGACATGATGGAGCAGGCTTACCATGAGCTTGGCTTTGAGGTGTCAGGTCCTGTGGCCGTTGAAGTGTTTGCCTTGCCAGCACAGGGAATGGTCGTAATCGTAACTCGCGGAAAAACTGGCTCGAAGTCTGATAAAGAAGAAGAAGAATACGATGATGAGGACATGTATGAACTCGAGGTAACGCTCGAGGAAAGTGATCTCGTGATCTATTCCTTCCGCGACTTTGAGCATCTGGTGGAAGCTGCTCATCGAATCAATGCTTTCCTGATTAACGGAGGAGCAGCATACTTTTACCAAGGAAAATATTACCTTGTACTGGAGGAGCTGGATCTCGATCAGGAGCGCTACCAGAAGTTGATTGCGATCCTTTCTGAATACGGAGAGGCAACACCTACTACCGTGTATGTATTGGAAGAATATGGGAAAGTTGTCTTTTCTGACGATGCAGTCAAGGAAATCTGTCGACACTTTCGTTAA
- a CDS encoding RecQ family ATP-dependent DNA helicase produces MIAEARETLHDLLQRYYGYSSFRPGQWEIIERIVNRKNVLGLLATGAGKSMTYQLPALFLPGTAVVISPLISLMVDQVQQLRGKRKIPAAFVNSTQEPAETRELLMQIAQGAYKLVYVSPEKLQNNTVQRALLRAGVSMIAIDEAHCISQWGHDFRTDYLRLPAVIQQLGAPPVLAVTATATPSVRAEICQLLQIYPENVVSQPLNRANIAIDIMPVESETERRSMVIQAMEDLEGPGIVYCSTRQAVEVLVAEYQLSGKKRVHGYHGGMNSMDRMVVQTQFLRDELDVIVATNAFGMGIDKANIRYVLHYHTPSSLEGYAQEIGRVGRDGQAGYAGLFYSPEDRLIHAHLQEKEYPTEEQLIRFLHLVSGKETVSIKELIIADIPEEMAGLLFFYAEQAGILRNTVAGRDDFRFESGSVQHRQIPEMAARLLSALDLPKKQKRKKLADIYSWLEATGCFRKNLNLYFGEADFSHSHACCTRCGLERSKYVNRVSAETRESEAQGWNLRKALEMLLPNKKGGSNF; encoded by the coding sequence TTGATCGCAGAAGCGCGGGAGACACTACACGATCTGCTTCAGCGTTATTATGGATATTCTTCCTTTCGGCCGGGACAGTGGGAGATCATCGAGCGAATTGTGAACCGGAAAAACGTTTTGGGATTGCTCGCAACCGGTGCGGGAAAATCAATGACCTACCAACTTCCTGCTTTGTTTCTCCCAGGTACTGCGGTTGTGATCTCGCCGCTTATCTCTCTAATGGTGGATCAGGTCCAACAACTGCGTGGAAAAAGGAAAATTCCAGCGGCCTTTGTAAACAGCACCCAAGAACCTGCAGAAACGCGTGAGCTTCTTATGCAAATTGCACAAGGCGCTTATAAGCTGGTCTATGTTTCTCCGGAAAAACTGCAAAACAACACCGTTCAAAGAGCATTGCTCCGGGCAGGTGTTTCGATGATTGCAATCGATGAGGCACACTGTATTTCCCAATGGGGGCATGATTTTCGCACAGACTATCTGCGCCTGCCCGCTGTGATCCAACAACTGGGAGCACCCCCTGTGTTGGCAGTGACAGCCACTGCCACGCCAAGCGTCAGAGCAGAGATTTGCCAGCTTCTGCAGATTTACCCGGAAAATGTGGTGTCGCAGCCGTTAAATCGGGCAAATATTGCGATTGACATCATGCCGGTAGAATCGGAGACGGAGCGACGGAGCATGGTAATCCAGGCGATGGAGGATTTGGAGGGGCCGGGGATTGTCTATTGCAGTACCCGGCAAGCCGTAGAAGTATTGGTCGCGGAATATCAGCTTTCCGGGAAAAAACGGGTGCATGGGTATCACGGCGGAATGAACAGTATGGACAGGATGGTCGTCCAGACGCAATTCCTGCGAGATGAACTGGATGTCATTGTCGCGACGAACGCATTTGGCATGGGGATCGATAAAGCAAATATACGCTATGTCCTACACTATCATACTCCGTCCAGTCTGGAGGGATATGCCCAGGAAATCGGGAGGGTAGGACGTGATGGTCAAGCGGGGTACGCGGGGCTGTTCTATTCGCCGGAAGACCGTCTGATTCACGCTCATCTGCAGGAAAAGGAGTATCCTACGGAAGAGCAGCTTATCCGTTTTTTGCACCTCGTTTCTGGGAAAGAGACTGTTTCGATAAAAGAACTGATCATTGCGGATATTCCGGAAGAGATGGCGGGGCTTTTGTTTTTCTATGCAGAGCAAGCTGGTATCCTTCGAAATACGGTTGCGGGTCGTGATGATTTTCGATTTGAGAGTGGCTCAGTGCAGCATCGTCAGATTCCTGAAATGGCGGCACGGCTGCTGAGTGCGCTTGACTTGCCCAAAAAGCAAAAAAGAAAAAAACTGGCCGATATCTATTCCTGGCTGGAGGCTACTGGTTGTTTTCGGAAAAACCTCAACCTCTATTTTGGTGAGGCTGATTTTTCCCATTCTCATGCTTGCTGTACCCGCTGTGGACTGGAGCGAAGCAAGTACGTCAACCGGGTGTCGGCAGAAACGAGAGAATCTGAGGCGCAGGGTTGGAATTTACGGAAGGCATTGGAAATGCTTTTGCCGAATAAAAAGGGAGGCAGCAACTTTTGA
- a CDS encoding NAD(P)/FAD-dependent oxidoreductase, whose protein sequence is MTFDTVIIGGGIAGWQAAIQLCRSLRRVAVIDAGGGRSSASRGYRNLLGFPAGVSGEQLRHAGRSYATNLGAVFVQDEVISLAQTPDRLFHLTTRSQRILQGQTIVLATGIDDPFPQIEGLRECLGISVFICPDCDGYEAVGKRTAVIGKEAQVAEMAKAISYYTDQLVLLHDKSTEHQKQIARILHIDGKVAGVELESGEKIEVERIFLAYPGARVQSQLLRSLSVQLNEKGHVLVDPRTKETSHPGIWAIGDVTVHSQQVAIAMGDGLQAAIWIHKRLQEQSRMHQETCTAKEHT, encoded by the coding sequence TTGACCTTTGACACGGTGATTATCGGGGGAGGCATTGCAGGGTGGCAAGCTGCCATTCAACTATGCCGTTCGTTGCGAAGGGTGGCAGTGATAGATGCAGGGGGAGGAAGATCTTCTGCTTCTCGGGGATACCGAAATCTTTTGGGATTCCCCGCGGGGGTTAGCGGAGAACAACTGCGTCACGCTGGACGTTCATATGCAACGAATTTGGGAGCTGTTTTTGTTCAGGATGAAGTGATCTCCTTGGCACAAACACCAGACCGTTTATTTCACCTCACAACCAGAAGTCAGCGAATCCTGCAAGGACAAACCATCGTGCTTGCCACTGGAATTGATGATCCATTTCCGCAGATCGAAGGACTGAGGGAATGCTTGGGCATTTCCGTTTTTATTTGTCCCGATTGTGACGGATATGAAGCTGTTGGCAAAAGGACGGCGGTCATTGGCAAGGAAGCACAAGTAGCAGAGATGGCAAAAGCGATTTCCTATTACACGGATCAGCTCGTGCTTCTCCATGATAAAAGCACGGAACATCAGAAGCAAATCGCCCGTATCCTGCATATAGATGGAAAAGTCGCTGGTGTTGAGCTGGAATCGGGAGAGAAAATCGAAGTGGAACGTATCTTTCTCGCATATCCGGGAGCACGCGTACAGTCCCAGCTCCTTCGCTCCTTGTCGGTGCAGCTGAATGAAAAAGGACATGTTCTGGTCGATCCCCGAACCAAAGAAACCAGCCACCCGGGAATTTGGGCAATTGGCGATGTAACGGTTCACTCACAGCAGGTCGCAATCGCTATGGGAGATGGATTGCAAGCAGCTATCTGGATACATAAACGATTGCAGGAGCAATCTCGTATGCATCAAGAAACCTGTACAGCGAAAGAGCATACATAA
- a CDS encoding LysM peptidoglycan-binding domain-containing protein, which yields MTEHINHNLPERDGERDGDQAGKEGRAEHSALMAEFAEDQVSLSQGLPPRRLRHKHTNKHANKQKISRPNRRPEAAGFSKKAVLRLGLAVFGTLFFLLICMELYKAGQSVPANVSMEEKQGEPGQTWSPDQQASTAGTLPVQAQESSPEGNTGTAQSAEPVDGIITPSAGTETEHQQNPTSDHASEQSVSHTGNTTPPAAPLQPESTVKEAVTQEKEEKAQATVKQHKVKKGETLFQLSRLYYGHNSGVKKIAGYNGISPESQLFEGQIVQIPLSP from the coding sequence ATGACAGAGCATATAAACCACAATTTGCCGGAAAGAGATGGGGAACGAGATGGAGACCAAGCAGGAAAAGAAGGGAGAGCTGAGCATTCAGCGCTAATGGCAGAGTTTGCAGAAGATCAGGTGAGCCTTTCACAGGGATTGCCTCCGCGCCGTCTCAGGCACAAGCACACAAACAAGCACGCAAACAAGCAGAAGATATCGCGTCCGAATCGTCGTCCTGAGGCTGCAGGATTTTCCAAAAAAGCGGTACTGCGTTTGGGCCTGGCTGTGTTTGGAACACTCTTTTTTCTATTGATCTGCATGGAGCTGTACAAAGCAGGCCAGTCCGTCCCGGCAAACGTGTCCATGGAGGAAAAGCAAGGTGAACCGGGTCAAACATGGTCCCCAGATCAACAGGCATCCACTGCGGGAACCTTGCCTGTACAAGCGCAGGAATCCTCGCCAGAAGGAAATACCGGAACTGCGCAATCAGCGGAACCGGTTGATGGTATCATCACACCCAGCGCTGGCACCGAGACTGAACATCAGCAGAATCCAACTAGTGATCACGCATCAGAGCAGAGCGTCAGCCATACTGGCAATACAACGCCGCCCGCCGCTCCTCTCCAGCCGGAGTCAACCGTCAAGGAAGCTGTCACACAGGAAAAAGAGGAAAAAGCGCAAGCAACAGTAAAACAGCATAAAGTAAAGAAGGGTGAAACATTATTTCAGCTATCTCGCCTATATTACGGGCATAACAGCGGAGTGAAAAAAATTGCCGGCTACAACGGGATCAGTCCGGAATCACAGCTTTTTGAAGGGCAAATTGTCCAAATTCCCTTGTCACCATAA
- a CDS encoding helix-turn-helix domain-containing protein, with protein MSSPTLNEREWTFVCTLVLGGFMPLAHERTVQSLYYILRGRKANQTLQDVHLYSLYPYYRLFPRLLKEDWAKIVEKLQADELFISIPATGDRKKPSFYVTDKGKQVASEGAERFCLPDWFAPFTSADIPEKLEVFWLRLHLLVQTVSYLLKKDLSFQPVVQEKRVQQWVKQRLADRRERERWEEGLSAELFHCLSTLPESVQEIIIRLFSGVSQSGQTLTQLGRERQEASSYIHVQHRFGLARVLHLLREKPEQFPLLSALLEDDRSNDPRLTESASQTYMLVKRGTSIEEIAKRRGIKPSTVEDHLVEIALRCPEWSCSDYLAPQLAEQIVELSNHLGTSRLRLIKDRIGANVSYLQIRLALAKRREEG; from the coding sequence ATGAGCAGTCCAACATTGAATGAAAGGGAATGGACATTTGTCTGCACCCTCGTGCTTGGCGGTTTCATGCCCCTGGCCCATGAGCGGACAGTCCAGTCCCTGTACTATATTCTCCGTGGCAGAAAAGCCAATCAAACCTTGCAGGACGTTCATTTATACAGCCTTTATCCGTATTATCGGCTGTTTCCCCGTCTTTTGAAAGAGGATTGGGCGAAAATTGTTGAAAAGCTGCAAGCAGATGAGTTGTTCATCTCTATTCCTGCAACCGGAGACAGAAAAAAACCGTCCTTTTATGTGACCGATAAAGGAAAACAAGTTGCCAGCGAAGGGGCAGAGAGATTTTGCCTCCCGGACTGGTTTGCTCCCTTTACAAGCGCAGACATTCCGGAAAAACTGGAGGTTTTCTGGCTGCGGCTGCATCTGCTTGTTCAGACGGTTTCGTATTTATTGAAAAAAGATCTTTCCTTTCAACCCGTTGTCCAGGAGAAACGCGTCCAGCAGTGGGTAAAGCAGCGTTTGGCAGACCGGCGAGAGCGAGAACGCTGGGAGGAAGGATTGTCAGCGGAGTTGTTCCATTGCCTGTCGACGCTGCCCGAATCGGTGCAAGAAATCATCATTCGTCTCTTTTCAGGGGTTTCCCAGTCGGGTCAAACTCTCACCCAGCTGGGTAGGGAGAGGCAGGAGGCATCTTCATACATACACGTTCAGCACCGCTTTGGACTGGCCCGCGTGCTGCACTTGCTACGGGAGAAACCGGAGCAGTTTCCCTTGCTTTCTGCGTTACTGGAGGATGACAGGAGCAATGATCCTCGTTTGACAGAAAGCGCATCCCAAACCTACATGCTGGTCAAAAGGGGCACATCGATCGAGGAGATTGCAAAAAGGCGGGGCATCAAACCGAGTACGGTGGAGGACCATTTGGTGGAAATCGCCCTGCGCTGCCCGGAATGGAGCTGCTCTGATTACCTTGCTCCACAGCTGGCAGAGCAAATTGTCGAACTGAGTAATCATTTGGGGACAAGCAGATTACGATTGATCAAGGACCGGATAGGAGCCAATGTATCTTACCTGCAAATCCGGCTCGCTCTGGCGAAAAGGAGGGAAGAGGGTTGA
- a CDS encoding V-type ATP synthase subunit E family protein, with protein MNKRLSRSEFLFAYMIIISLACLVGGFFFGAYYMKSKIASEQAAVLEQQRLEAEREQQLREQKLYSEQDFIRFYYAIYAPFLELKRNHFEKMEAWPNLDQTKRKETLKSLIDAAKQTSTKLEKEVPLPTSPLLVQAHSQFQSGARAYLDGMKQLLSDQNSNALTPDEITIRLGLTSWFQANEQLYHSLAVWESAYVTKQPLPKEVPDNVSIDQWKRLPFHYKTYIAALSMTAHKKWGDYNPEDLTARMDLLFESDDVKNLGIKDVNAAVKLLTATDAVHSGDFKEVKNKHYNRLKTPEIPLYQ; from the coding sequence ATGAACAAGCGTCTGTCTCGATCTGAATTTCTGTTTGCTTACATGATCATCATATCACTTGCTTGCCTGGTTGGCGGATTTTTTTTCGGCGCCTATTATATGAAATCGAAAATTGCCTCCGAGCAAGCAGCCGTTTTGGAACAACAAAGGCTGGAGGCCGAGCGAGAGCAACAGCTTCGCGAACAAAAGCTGTACAGCGAACAGGACTTTATCCGCTTTTACTACGCTATCTATGCTCCCTTCCTCGAGTTGAAACGAAATCATTTCGAAAAAATGGAAGCATGGCCTAATCTTGACCAGACAAAACGCAAAGAGACGCTCAAGTCTCTGATCGACGCCGCCAAACAAACAAGTACCAAGCTGGAAAAGGAAGTGCCTTTGCCCACTTCCCCGCTGCTGGTTCAGGCACACAGTCAGTTTCAGTCTGGAGCACGGGCTTATTTGGATGGTATGAAGCAATTACTGTCCGATCAAAATAGTAATGCTCTTACCCCCGATGAGATTACCATCCGCCTGGGGCTAACCAGCTGGTTTCAAGCAAATGAACAGCTTTACCACTCGCTGGCTGTCTGGGAATCGGCTTATGTAACCAAACAGCCGCTGCCGAAAGAAGTGCCTGACAACGTGAGCATCGACCAATGGAAGCGCCTGCCGTTTCATTACAAGACCTATATTGCTGCCCTTTCCATGACCGCTCACAAAAAATGGGGCGATTACAACCCTGAGGATCTTACCGCCCGTATGGATTTGTTGTTTGAATCTGATGATGTCAAAAATTTGGGTATCAAAGATGTAAACGCGGCTGTCAAGCTGTTAACAGCGACAGACGCTGTGCATAGCGGAGATTTCAAAGAGGTCAAAAACAAGCATTACAACCGCTTGAAAACCCCCGAAATTCCGCTTTACCAATAG
- a CDS encoding IS3 family transposase (programmed frameshift), producing MATRVSYPAEIKLKAVEMRMAGVSVSEVMEHLCIKNKTQVDTWLRWYRNGEIHRFEQPVGKQYTYGKGPEVTSEVERLKQENRFLKQQLDGLKKVQGVGKEVSPEAVVQWMDSIKGEVSVQQACLWLGVARSTYYRWKNQRNTQPVSKPLVTRIRELCLAHKFRYGYRKITALLRREMQVNHKRVQRIMREEGLQCRVKVKKRKGIGQPFQVADHLLKRDFHAEQPLQKLVTDITYLPFGSKMLYLSSIMDLYNGEIIAYSIGDTQDTGLVLDTLYQLPTVTSCMLHSDQGSVYTSKAFQQAVKEKGITMSMSRKGTPADNAPIESFHSTLKSETFYLEDFTCTTTAIVAQIVQDYIHYYNSIRIQTKLNNQSPIQFRQLAA from the exons GTGGCAACGAGAGTAAGCTATCCCGCGGAAATTAAGCTAAAGGCTGTTGAAATGAGGATGGCGGGCGTATCAGTGAGTGAAGTAATGGAACATCTTTGTATCAAGAACAAAACGCAGGTGGATACATGGTTACGTTGGTATAGAAACGGGGAAATTCACCGCTTTGAACAACCAGTAGGTAAGCAGTACACATATGGAAAAGGGCCAGAGGTTACATCTGAAGTTGAAAGATTGAAGCAGGAAAATCGCTTCTTAAAACAACAATTGGATG GTCTTAAAAAAGTACAAGGAGTGGGAAAGGAGGTGTCACCAGAAGCAGTAGTCCAGTGGATGGATTCCATAAAGGGAGAGGTCTCTGTACAACAAGCGTGCCTATGGCTGGGCGTTGCTCGTTCCACCTACTATCGGTGGAAAAATCAAAGGAATACACAACCGGTTTCAAAACCACTCGTCACACGTATTCGTGAGCTGTGCTTAGCACATAAATTTCGCTATGGATACCGAAAAATCACAGCACTTTTACGCCGAGAGATGCAAGTGAATCATAAACGAGTGCAACGGATCATGAGAGAAGAAGGCTTGCAATGTCGAGTGAAAGTGAAAAAGCGAAAGGGAATCGGACAACCATTCCAAGTAGCTGATCATCTTCTAAAACGTGATTTTCATGCGGAACAACCATTGCAAAAACTAGTTACGGATATTACTTACCTGCCTTTCGGCAGCAAAATGCTGTATTTATCTAGCATCATGGACTTGTACAACGGCGAGATTATCGCCTACAGTATTGGAGACACACAAGATACCGGTTTGGTTTTAGATACGTTGTATCAGTTGCCCACAGTAACGAGTTGCATGTTACATAGTGACCAAGGTTCCGTTTATACATCCAAGGCATTTCAACAGGCTGTAAAGGAAAAGGGCATTACCATGAGCATGTCCCGTAAGGGTACACCTGCTGATAATGCCCCCATAGAATCGTTTCATTCCACGCTAAAGTCTGAAACGTTCTATCTTGAAGACTTTACCTGTACAACGACGGCCATCGTTGCACAGATTGTTCAAGACTACATTCATTACTATAACTCAATTCGCATTCAAACGAAACTAAACAACCAGTCACCGATTCAATTTCGGCAACTGGCTGCTTAA